The window GACGATATAATAAGAGAGCAAACCATTAAGAGAAAAAAGGATCTGGAGGTACTGCAGATGCAGATCAAGCCTCATTTCCTTTACAACTCTTTCGATGCGATTGGTTCTTTGGCTCTATCCGGCAACAACAGCGATGTCTTTCGGCTCGTCCAATCGCTCGGCAGATTTTACCGAGGATTTTTAAGTGCTTGTGATGAAGCAATTACAGTGAAAGAAGAACTTGAAATCACTGATAGCTACATAACCATCCAAAGGATTCGCTTTCCAAATAAATTTACCGTTGTGAAGGAAATTGATCCCCAAGTTCTGGGCGTTAAAATTCCGAGTCTAACTCTTCAGCCACTGGTTGAAAACGCCATTGACCACGGAATCCGTGGTAAGATTGGTGCGGGAGTTTTGACTATTAAAGCATGTGCATTGGAAGATTCCATACAGATAACTGTGGAGGACGACGGTGTTGGGATGGAGGAGGAAAAAACAGCTGAAATTCTTGAACACCATTCAAAAGGGGTTGGCATGAAGGCAACTATGGAAAAACTCAATCTTTATTTTGAAGCTGAAAATGTACTCAAAATTCAAAGTAAAAAAGGTTGCGGTACAAAAATTACAATTACCATACCGATAGATCGGGGGGCTCATGTTGGATAACAAAGAAAATGACTTAATCAAGGTTGTTATAGTTGACGATGAATATTTGGAGCGTAATTTGTTGAAAAAATGCATTGACTGGACTTCTTTAAACATGAAAATTGTGGGAGAGGCGCAGGATGCAACCGAAGCTCTCGATTTGATCTGTCGCGAAAGCCCAGACATACTGTTTACAGATATTCAAATGCCCGGTACAGATGGAATCGGGCTAAGCGAATTCGCTTTTAAAAAATTTCCAGAAATACATGTTGTAGTAATCACGGGCTTTGATAAGTTTGAATATGCACAGCGCAGTATTAAGGCGGGTATTTCGGATTTTTTATTGAAGCCAATTGATGGCGAAGAAGTTCAAAGAACAGCGGTAAAGCTAAAAAAGCGGATTGAAAATGACAGAAAAAGCATGCAGGAGGAAATTGAGCTTAAAAAGCAGCTTTATGACAATCTTCCTTATTTACGGGAGCGTTTCTTCAATGAGCTCATGTTTGGCGAAGTAGACGGTGTCCGTGAAAAGATGTCGTTCCTTGGAATCTATTTTGAAAACGCCGTTTTTCAAGTAGCTGTGTTCGAAATAGTTCCAGAAGCAGTACCGCCTGACGAGGAATCCTGTTTCCTGCTGAGCATACGTGTACGCAAAAGAATTAATGATTTTTTTCAGTCTTGGAAAAACACTTTTGTGTTTGCCCATACAACCGACCGCATTGTAATACTGAATAACGATTCTCGGATAGACCTTTACGAGCAGTGTGAGATTCTGCTCAAACAAACTGCAGAGAAACTTCCTTATCCCTTTTGTATCGGCCTTGGCAGTATGAAAAAGCAGATTGATGAAATTTGCATTTCCTACAGGGAAGCACTCGAGGCGGTTCATTACAGAGTTGCCTTTGGCAACAATACGGTGATTTTATACGATACGATCCGCTTCCCCGGCAGTGCAGAATCATCGGGCAGCAAAGGATACGATGAACAGCTTGATTTTTATATCAAGGCAGGCCTAAGTAATAAGATACAGGATACGATTCAGAAGATCTGTGAAAGCATAGATTTAAAAAAAGCATCTGCTTTAGAAACCCTTCGGATGACCGCTATGAATATCAACCTTTTCATTTTTCGGTCAATGGCAGAGGCAGGCCTCGAACCTGATGAAATTTACCGTTTCGAGCTTCAAACAAACAGCCGGGTCTTTCAGCTCCGAACTCTTCCGGAAACAGAAGAATTTTTGAAAGAAATCGTCAGCAAATGTCTGGATTTACTCGACCAACGTCAGAACAGCCAGATCAGCAGTTTAATTGAAGTCGTTAAAAACTATATACGTGAAAACTACATGAACGGCAACCTTTCCCTTTCAGATCTGGCTGAAAAGTTGTATTTTAACCCAAGTTATCTCAGCCGAACTTTCAAAAAAAAAGCTGGTGTCAGTTTCACAGAATATCTGATGGAAGTAAGGATGACCAAAGCGGTCGAACTTCTGAAGAATGGTAAATTGAAGGCTTTTGAAATTGCAGCAGCCGTCGGCATCCCAGAACCGAATTATTTCAGCACCTGCTTTAAAAAGTACACAGGAGTTTCTGTCAGTCAATACCGTAAACCTCTTAATTTCAAAGACTCCTAATCTTATTTATTCTGTGGTCTGATTTGGGAAACCTTCTGCAATTGGTTGCAGATTTTGTCGAATCTGGAATAAATACTTTTAAAATCCCCCAAAAGTCAAATGTTTTTAATAAAGGTAAAAAAAACAAAGGAAATAGTAATAAAATTTAATTCTATAATCTGAAAAAATCAGTAAAATAGACAGTGCTAAGATTTTAATCAGAAAAGGAGAGGATTTATTTGAAACATTTGATTTCTAAAATTGGCGCAGTAATGCTGGCAGGCGTAATGACGGCTAGCTTTACGGCATGTAGCTCTTCTGCTCCTGCAGCGCAGCAGGCTGCATCCAATACTCCGGCATCTTCCGCAGCCGGCGTCCCCGCTTCCACAGAAAAGGTGACACTGACATTCTGGAATAACTACACCAATGATACTCAGCACACGATGGCTGACACCATCAAGAAGTGGAACACTGATCACCCGGACATTCAAATTGATGCAAGTGCAACCGAAAACAACGCGTACAAGATGAAAATTAAAACAGCAATCGCAGCCAACGATGCACCTGACATTATCTACACATGGGCTGGTGGCTTCACACAACCTTTTGTAGATGCCGGTAAAATTCTTCCTCTGGATGATTACTTGAATGACGGTACAAAAGACAAGCTGCTTGATGGGGCATTGACGAACATCACCTACAACGGAAAAGTATATGGTCTTACATACAATCAGCAGGCCGGCGCTTTGTATGTCAACAACGATTTGTTCAAGCAGTACAATGTTAAAATACCGACTACCTTTGAAGAATTACTCAGCGCAGTTAAAACCTTCAAGTCGAAGGGCCTGGTACCCATGGGTGTTGGTGAAAAAGACGAATGGCCGGGCATGTGGTATTATGATATGATCGCCCTTCGTGAAGCTGGCGCACAGACCTCGCTTGATGCTCTGAACAAGAAAGCATCCTACAATCAAGACGCATTTGTAAATGCTGCAAAAAAGCTGGAGGATCTTGTGGATGCAGGAGCATTTGCTCCCGGTGCTCTGAGTATAACGAGAGACGAGGCCGTCGCACAGTTTACCCAAGGTAAAGTTCCAATGTATTTCGGCGGAAATTTTGATGCTCAGGTCATTGATGACTCTCTCAAGGGCAAAGTAAGTGCTGTTAAATTCCCGACTATTGCAGGCGGAAAAGGCGTAGATACCGAATATCTCGGCGGCGGTGCGGATGCACTTTGTATTAGCGCAAATACAAAATATAAAGATCAAGCTGTTCAGGCTGTCAAATTTCTGGCGTCTTCTTTCTCAACCAGTATGTATGTTACAGGCGGCGGTTTGCCGGAATGGAAATACGATACTGTGGATCAGACCAAAATCGATCCGCTTTCCAAACAAATTATGGATGACATCGTAAAAGGCTCGACCGGAAGCGTTCCAGCTTGGGACCTTTACCTTTTAGGGAACGACGCACAGACACATCTGGATTTAGTACAAAGCCTGTTTGGAAAACAAGTCACTCCACAGCAATTCGGCGAACAAATGCAGCAAAAGGTTAACAAGGCTTCCTAATGATATGATGGTCGGTCTTCCCTGTTATCGGCTTTCGCTTGTAACAGGGAAATCATTTTTTTTGCCTATGTATATAGGGCGTAACAAGAAGAACATATACTTGCTCGTTCCCGTTACCGGAAAGAAGGTTTGATAACATGGAAAAACTGATGAAAGACAAAAAAGCGATTTTTATTTTCGCTTTCCCCACATTCCTGCTCTTTACCGTGATCGTAGTTGTACCAATCTTTTTCTCACTTTACTACAGCACGTTGCAGTGGGACGGCTTTAGCAAGTCTATATCTGTGGGTTTTTCCAATTATGTAAATCTATTTGTGAACAACACGGACGGATTTACTCAGTCGGTAATCAACTCCCTAATCCTAGCTTTGATTTCTGTTGGTATTCAGCTACCGATATCCTTGCTTCTGGCAATCATCCTGTCCAGAGGAATCAGGAAGGAGCGTTTTTTTAGAACAGTTTATTTTATCCCAGTGATCATCTCCACCGTTGTAATCGGGCAGCTTTGGATGAAAATTTACAATGAGGATTACGGTATTCTCAATACAGTGCTCCGGTCCCTTGGGCTCGGCTCTCTCGCTAATTCATGGCTTGCGAATCCCAGCACAGCGCTTGGTTCGGTTTTCGTCGCCATGCTGTGGCAATATGTCGGCTATCACATGTTGCTGATGTATGCAAGCGCCAAATCAATTTCTCCAGATATCTATGAAGCGGCCCGCATTGACGGGGCAAGTGAAGTAAAAATGGCGTTTCGGATCACAATCCCATTAATGAAACCGATTCTGTGTGTGTGTGTTGTTTTCGCCGTGACAGGATCCTTTAAAGCATTTGACTTGATCTATGTTATGACGGGCGGAGGGCCGATGCATTCCACAGATGTTCCTACCACGCTGATGTACACCACGATTTTCTCGCGATACCAATACGGATATGGCAGTGCCATGGCTATTTTTATTATTATTGAATGTCTTGTCTGCACCGTTATCATTCAGAAGCTTTTTAGCAAAAATGCAGACTATTGAAGAGTAGAGGATAAAAATGAAAAATAACAATACATCTGTCATTCAAAAAAAACGATCAAGAAAAATTCGGTTTCCTTCCCTTCTCTTATATCTGTTTCTTGGGATATATGCGATTATACAGGTATACCCTTTAATTTGGCTTTTTCTTTTTTCTTTTAAAAACAACAATGAAATTTACAGTGGCAATGCGATGGGAATTCCGCAAGTTTGGAGAATATCCAACTACTTAACAGTGCTGACGAGTGGAAACGTGGCTGTCTATCTGATGAACAGCGTAATTGTGACCGCGGTTACCATTGCAGTATCCACTATACTCATTACCACCTCAGCCTATTCCATTGTTCGCCTACGTTGGAAAATGAGCAAGGTCTTTCTGACTTACATACTGCTAGGTTTGATGGTTCCCATTCATGCTACTTTGCTACCGTTGTTCATTATCTTAAGAAATCTGAATCTCCTAAATACCTATTTATCGTTGATTCTGCCCTATGTCGTTTTCGCCCTTCCAATGGGCGTCTTTATCATGGTGGGCTTTTTGAAGAGCATACCGAAGGAGCTGGAGGAATCAGCCTGTCTGGACGGCTGCGGAATCTATAAAACTTTTTACTATATTGTGCTGCCACTGCTTAGGCCAGCCATTGCAACCGTCGCTATTTTCACATTCCTGTCTTCGTGGAACGAGTTGATGTTCGCAAATACATTTATCAACAGCGAGCATCTCAAGACGTTGACGGTGGGCATCATGTCTCTTTCCGGACAACAAGGAACACAGTGGGGCTCCATCGGTGCCGGTCTTGTAATTGCTACCGTTCCAACACTACTGATCTATTTTCTGCTCAGCGATCAGCTGCAGAAAAGCATGATAGCTGGTGCCTTAAAAGGGTAAAGCTTGGAGTTTTAGATAGAGGAGAATATAGATGGAATCATATAAAAATGAAAATCTAACTTTTGAACTACGAGCAAAAGACCTAGTTTCCAGAATGACACTGGAGGAAAAAGTAACGCAGATGCTCTATCAGTCTCCGGCTATTCAACGACTCGGAATTCCTTCATACAACTGGTGGTGTGAAGCATTGCATGGGGTAGCCAGAGCAGGCGTCGCTACTGTCTTCCCTCAGACGATAGGCATGGCAGCCACTTTTGATGAGGATTTGATAGAAAAAATGGCCGATATTATCTCCACAGAAGGGCGTGCGAAATATCATGAATTCCAGAGAAAAGGCGATCATGACATCTATAAGGGACTTACATTCTGGTCTCCGAATATCAATATATTCAGAGATCCTCGGTGGGGTCGGGGTCATGAAACTTATGGGGAAGATCCCTATCTGACGGCAAAACTGGGCAGTGCATTTGTGAGAGGGATACAGGGAAAAGATCATAAATATCTGAAAGCCGCTGCTTGTGCGAAACATTTTGCAGTTCACAGTGGCCCTGAAAGTGAACGCCATAGTTTTAACGCTGTAGTATCGAAAAAAGATTTGTGGGAAACATATCTCCCTGCCTTTAAGGAACTTGTTACAAACGCCAAAGTGGAAGGTGTTATGGGTGCATATAACCGTACGAATGGAGAACCTTGTTGCGGAAGTAAAACTCTCTTAAAAGATATTCTCAGAGAGGAATGGGGGTTCAAAGGATATGTGACCTCGGACTGTTGGGCAATCAAGGATTTCCATGAAAATCATATGGTAACAAAAACTGCCCCGGAATCGGTTGCCCTTGCTGTCAACAATACTTGTGATACCAACTGCGGCAGCATGTTTGCCAATCTTCTTATTGCACACGAAGAAGGGCTTGTCCGTGAGAGCACAATAGATGAAGCGGTAGTTCGGCTGATGATTACCCGTATGAAACTTGGCATGTTTGATGATCCAAAGCATGTACCTTTTTCGGATACGCCGTATGCATTAAACGATTGCACCGAGCATGGGAAATTTAATTTAGAAGTGGCCAAAAAGTCTTTGGTCTTATTGAAAAATAAAGATCATTTACTTCCATTATATAAAAGCAAGCTGAAATCGATAGCGGTTGTTGGACCCAATGCAGATAGCAGAGAAGCCCTTGCTGGAAATTACTGCGGAACTTCATCAAGATATCATACAGTCTTGGAAGGAATCAATGATTATTTAAAGGATGAGGTCAGAGTCTATTACGCAGAAGGATGTCATTTATATAAGGACAGGGTGGAACCGCTTGCATTAAAATCTGATCGTATTGCTGAGGCGGTTTCCGCAGCAGAAAAGTCTGATGCTGTAGTATTGTGCCTTGGGCTGAACGCAACCCTTGAGGGCGAAGAAGGCGATGCCGGTAATTCATACGCTAGCGGTGACAAACCGGACCTTGATTTGCCCGGTGAACAGCAAAAGTTGATGGAAGCTGTCGTTGCGGTAGGGAGACCTGTGATTCTGGTATTGCTTTCCGGCAGTGCTTTAGCGGTTAGTTGGGCGGATGAACATGTGCAAGCTATTGTTCAGGCATGGTACCCGGGAGCAATGGGAGGAAAGGCAATTGCTCCGATGCTTTTTGGAGACTACAGCCCTAGTGGCAGATTGCCGGTTACTTTCTATAAAACTTCCGAAGAATTGCCAGATTTCCGTGATTATTCCATGGAAAACAGGACGTACCGCTATATGAAACAGGAGGCTTTGTACCCGTTTGGTTATGGCCTAAGTTATACAAAATTTGAATATTCAGTTCCTGTACTCAGCGAAACAAATATAAGAGCTGGTTCAGATATTGACGTGTATACTTATGTAACAAACACAGGAAATATAAAGTCGGAGGAAGTCGTACAGCTCTATTTACAGGACGAAGAAGCTAGTACCTGTGTTCCAAAATGGCAGCTTGCAGGAATAAAAAAGATATGCTTAGAGACCGGCAAATCGACCAAAGTTCAATTTCATGTAACTGCAAGGCAAATGTGTGTCATTGACGACGAGGGCTGCTGTTTTCTTGAGCCTGGTGAGTTCCGTGTTTATATCGGTGGTAGCCAACCAGATAGTCGCAGTATGAAGTTATTGACAACACAAGTGAATTATGCCGATTTTTCAGTAATTGGTAATAAGCTACCAATGGCACGCTAATTGATGCCTATAAAACCGCTGACGATGTTGTGATTGACTAATCAAAATTTTGCATGAAGGAGGTCAATGATGAGTTATAGATGTTAATATGATGCGCCAATTAGACGCAGAATTGCATGGACTCCCTCTATGCGATGACAATATGACCTTCTTCTATGATGAAACAGGAAACTGCGGAAAGTTTTCTTTGAGAGAAGACGGTGTTAATGATCCCACTGCACTAAACAACGATTTTATTCTTGGTGGCATTGCATACAATGGTTCGAACTTCCCCGCAGACGCAGAAAAGTTAATTACCGACCTTAAATTACAATCAAAAGAGCTGAAGTTCAAAAACATTTGCCGTACTAAAGACTTTATTGCCTTTATTGGAAGCCGCCGTGCAAGTGTTTATATTGATTGGCTGTATAATAGCGGATTGTATGTCCACTATGCCACAATCAACAATCTGTATTATGCGCTTGTTGATATAGTGGATTCTTTGTGGGAAACGCAGTTTGTGTTTTCGTTTGAGTGGGTCATGCAGCTAAAATCTGCGTTGCACAGTTTCTGTCGAGAACATATTGACGAAGTCCTTGATCTGCTGAAATTCTTACAATTCATAAAACCTTAGAGTAAAAATAAAATGTCCCCTGTAAACCGTTTTGGAGTTTGGACTGAACCAGAGTTAACGGACAAAGAATAAAAAGCCCTACCGCAGGATATTGAAAGATTACGCAGCCTGACGCCGTTTTTCGAGCGGTGTCAGGCACGTTTCCGTTTGTATGCGCTCATTGTTGTAGAAATCTATGTATTCGGCGATGAGTTGCTGCAAAGTTCTACAACCTCAATCATTTCTTCTTCGCCATTAACTGTGACTCGAACATGGCTTCCTGTAATTCCGCATTTTTGAGAGGGTACACATTCTACGGTTACTCTTGGCAGACCGAGTGAGTTCATCTGCTTTAAAAACTCTGCTTTGTCGTGATAAAGTTCCAGAAGTGCTGCCATCAACATATCTCCGGCGGCTCCCATGTTGCATTCGAGGTACAACTGACCCATTTTTCATTTCCTCCAATATGGTTAATCATACTGGCAAGATATCCCGCACCAAAACCATTGTCAATATTTACGACGCTTACTCCGCTGGCACAGGAATTCAGCATGGAAAGCAGGGCTGAAAGACCACCAAAATTGGCTCCGTAGCCAATACTGGTTGGCACGGCAATGACAGGATATTCTACAAGGCCACCAATAACGCTGGCAAGCGCACCTTCCATGCCGGCCACGGCAACAATAACCCGCGCATCCATTAAGATATTCAGGCGGGACAGCAATCGGTGCACCCCCGCGACGCCTACATCGTAAAGACGTACTACTTTATTGCCGAGCACTTCGGCGGTTAGGGCTGCCTCCTCCGCAACAGGGATGTCGCTTGTGCCGCCAGTTGCTACCACTATAGTGCCAGAGGCTGTTATTTTGCTGTTCCGACTGGCAACTCCAATTTTAGAAATGGGGTCGTAGTCAAGTGAAATAACTTCTGCTACTTCTTTTGCCGATTCGGGAGAAAGTCGCGTAATTAGAATGTTTTCATCGCCGCCATTTTGCATGGCAGAAACGATTCCTATAATTTGCTCTAATTTTTGCATATCCCAAATCCTCAAATGGACTCATTTTCAATTGTAAAACTGCTTCTTCTGGGGAGAGCTTTCCTTGCTGAACCTGTTTGAGAAGCACCAGCGTTTTTTTCTGTTCCATCTTTAATTACCTCACTTTTACATTCTGGGATTTAAATCCAACAGTACTTCTTCAAAATAGGGGGAAAGAGCCTGCACGATTGTCTGTCTTTTTTTAAGAGCCAATGCTAATTCATTTTCGGGCAGCTGTATTTTGGCAGCATTGTGGAAGAATCGGATACGGAAGTCGGTGAAGCCAAGGGAAAAAAGTATTTCTTCGCTTTGTTCTACCGTTTGCAGTAGAGCAGGGGTAATTGTAGTGCCGGTCGGAATCCGGGTGGCAAGGCACGCATAGGAGGGTTTGTCGTGGGTGAACAGACCAGCTTCGAGTGACAGCTGCCGGATTTTTGCTTTGGTCAAGCCACATTCGCGCAGCGGAGAACGAACCCCCTAGTTCCTGTAGAGCGCGCATACCGGGGCGGTCTTCGTAATTATCGGAGGCGTTGGTGCCGTCCAGTAGTAGTGTGTATCCATTTTTGTATGCGGTTTTCTTCAACTGGGTGAATAAATTAGTTTTGCAGTAATAGCAGCGTTTTTCATCATTGGCTGCTACCTCTGCATTTTTCAACGCGTCGGTTTCTACTACCGTAAGGGGGACCATCAAGCTCTGTTGCCATCGTTTTGGCATCATTTAATTCAAATTCAGGTTGAAAAGATGACTTGATAAAATAGGCATGCAGGGCGCAGCCATACTGTTTAGCAGCATACATTAAATATGACGAATCCACTCCTCCTGAAAAGGCAAGTGCCGCACATGGATGCTGAGTAAAGAAAGTTTGAAGATCCATAAAAGCACTCCTAAAAATAAAATAATACTCGCAATATTATGAGTCTGCAGGTCATAATCCAAGGCTAATATGAAACATATGGAACAGATTTTCCTTAAAAAACGGATAACCCAAAAGCAGACATAATACTGTTGCTTTTGGGTTATTACTTTATGGAACATAGTGAGACCAGCAATCGATAAATTATGCTTTCATCTGTTTTTCTTGGAATGCTAAACACAGATATTCAAGTCGCATTTATCAGATAACGGGACCTAAAGTATAGATATCGATGGAATTGAAATACTTAATAATTTCATTCTTGGTCATTTCACCATTGAGAACGCGAATGATTTTTTCAAAAGTCTCCATTCCGACCTGCTCGATGGTCTTTTCACCCTTAATGATCAGGCCTGCGTTCAAGTCCATATCATGGCTCATGCGATCAAAAGTATTAGGATTGCCGCACACCTTGATTACTGGCATGCTTGGGAAACCTTGTGGGGCACCGCGGCCAGTAGAAAACAGCATAAACTGAGCCCCAGTGCATGCCATGCCGGTTAAAATTTCAGGTTCCCGACCGGGGGTATCCTTAATCCAAAGTCCCTTTTGTGTAGTAATCATTTCAGGATACTCCAAAACGCCCTGTATCGGACGGGTGCCAGATTTCACGATGGCGCCCAAGGACTTTTCCTCAATGGAGGAAAGGCCTCCAGCAATATTTCCCGGAGTTGGCTGACCTTTCCGCATATCACAGCCGAGTGATTTTGCCCTAATTTCCATCCTGTTGACGATTTCGTATATTTTATTACCCACATCGGAAGAAACAGCCCTGCGAGCAAGAATATGCTCTGCACCGATAAATTCTGTGGTTTCACCAAATACGACGGTGGCTCCAAGATCGACCATTTTATCTGCCACATAACCTACAACACAGTTGGAGGCCATCCCGCTGGTTGCATCGGAAGCACCACATTTAATAGCCATAACAACATTAGAAAGATCCATCGGTTCGCGCTGTAACCTAGATATTTCAAGCACCATTTTCTGCGCAGCATCAATTCCCGCTTGAATGGCGCGGGAAACACCGCCCAACTCCTGAATGCGGATGATTTCGACCGGCTTTCCGGTTTTGGCAATAGTCTCAACCAAACGTTCATGGTCGGTTCCTTCACAGCCCAAGCTCACTACTAGAGCTGCACCCACGTTAGAACTGCATCCAAGGCCAATGAGGGTGTCTGTTACCCGTTCAAGATCCGGGGGCAGTTGACAGCAGCCTTGATGGTGGAAATACCCAACTGTCCCTTGAACCTGTCCCACAACAGCTTGTGCCACATCATTGGCACAGATTACGCTGGGGATGACGGCCACATGATTTCTTGCGCCCACGGTTCCGTTAGGTCTTACATATCCCATAAAATTCATAGTGCAGCTCCAGTTTTTAGGTCACCGCGTCCGCGCGTGCTGTCAAGATTGTGTACGTGAACGTAGTCACCTTTTTTTATTATTTTCGTAGCAACTCCGATTTTTTCGCCATATTTTGTAATCTGTTCATTTACTTGGATATCCCTCAGTGCAATTTTATGGCCATATGGAACGTCGTCCAACACTTTGATGATTTCAGAATTTCCTTTTTTGTCACGAATTTCCACTTCAGTGCCTTTAACAATTCCGTCTGCAAAAATGGTTGCCACATTATCCATGTTATGTACTTTCAGTGCAAGTTTTAAATCCACATTTATCGCTCCTATTATAAGTCAATTGCATTGCGTCAGACATCTTGGTTGACAGCCAGCACAGAAACACCATCAGGAATAACCACCACATGAGCATCCTTACCTTTTATTCTATATGCCATTTCAAGCGCTTCATCCGGGCTGGAAGCTGGTATAATGTTGGCTTTACGCACCAAGTCGTGACTCAGATACGTCGTTACCAGAATGATCTTATGCTTTTTAAGAATGCGTGAATAGATCTGAGCACACCATTGCTCAGGAATGGTTTTGGCAGGTGGAATTTTAGAAAGATACTCTTCAATTTCATCCACTGTACCGGAAACAATTAGCTTTTCAAAGTATGTTCCGCCCATGCCGTCAATGCAGGAAGCGCACATGATAATCACACCATCTTCCCCCGCACAGGCTTCGGCGGTGGCGACAGCTTTGGGTGACTGATACAAATTCTGATCTAAAGGATAGCCACCATTACTAGTAATGACAATGTCTCCTGTAACCACGGGGCATTGAGAAAGTTCTCTGATAAAACGACAACCTTCCTCATGCGCCTGTTCCAAATCGCCCGCAAAGGCAGCAATGATATTCTTTTCGCTGTCCTGTGCCACATTCAGAATAAATTGTACGTTTACCGCGCGGGCGGCACATACCATATCTTCGTGGATGGGATTGTGATTTAAAACTCCGGTCTTGGCATAAGGGCTTGCGATGGCCTGAAAGGAGTGGTTTTCGTTCACTGTTTGCTGTGAACAGATACCTGGGAGGATACTCTTGCGCCCACCAGAGAACCCCGCAAAGAAATGGGGCTCAATAAATCCTTCTGTCACTAAAAGATCACATTCCATTGCTAAGTGATTGACATTAAAATTTGCACCAGAAGGCAACTTGCATACATAGACGAAATCCTTCGTCTGAAAAGCTTTATTCACAGCGATTTTTTCGTGATCCACGATGAAGGCGCCAAACATTTTGCGTTGCTCCGCTTCCGTGGTCTCTCTGTGCAGACCTGTTGCAATCAGGATTGTGATGTCCGCATTTGGACTTCCAGCTCGGATTTCGGAAAGAAGAATAGGCAGTGTGATTTTACTGGGTACCGCACGAGTATGATCACTCGTGACAAGCACAAATTTATTCTTTCCCACAGCAAGCTCTCTAAGCTTTTTGGAGCCAATGGGATGTTCCAGCGCCTCTCGCACAATTTCTTTCTGACTTCTTTTCTCATCACTTTCGTACATTTTTGCCGTAATGATGGCTTCCAGATTATTTTCTTCAATATGCAAATCCATACTTGACGTATAATACGGAATCTTGATGGTCTTCAAACAATCATCTCCTTTCGTTGAATTGTTGTAATGAATTAACTTTGCTTTGCTGAATAGTTTAAATTTACGGTTTGATATATGCAA of the uncultured Caproiciproducens sp. genome contains:
- the larC gene encoding nickel insertion protein: MAALLELYHDKAEFLKQMNSLGLPRVTVECVPSQKCGITGSHVRVTVNGEEEMIEVVELCSNSSPNT
- a CDS encoding UxaA family hydrolase; protein product: MNFMGYVRPNGTVGARNHVAVIPSVICANDVAQAVVGQVQGTVGYFHHQGCCQLPPDLERVTDTLIGLGCSSNVGAALVVSLGCEGTDHERLVETIAKTGKPVEIIRIQELGGVSRAIQAGIDAAQKMVLEISRLQREPMDLSNVVMAIKCGASDATSGMASNCVVGYVADKMVDLGATVVFGETTEFIGAEHILARRAVSSDVGNKIYEIVNRMEIRAKSLGCDMRKGQPTPGNIAGGLSSIEEKSLGAIVKSGTRPIQGVLEYPEMITTQKGLWIKDTPGREPEILTGMACTGAQFMLFSTGRGAPQGFPSMPVIKVCGNPNTFDRMSHDMDLNAGLIIKGEKTIEQVGMETFEKIIRVLNGEMTKNEIIKYFNSIDIYTLGPVI
- a CDS encoding UxaA family hydrolase, with product MDLKLALKVHNMDNVATIFADGIVKGTEVEIRDKKGNSEIIKVLDDVPYGHKIALRDIQVNEQITKYGEKIGVATKIIKKGDYVHVHNLDSTRGRGDLKTGAAL
- the larA gene encoding nickel-dependent lactate racemase, translating into MKTIKIPYYTSSMDLHIEENNLEAIITAKMYESDEKRSQKEIVREALEHPIGSKKLRELAVGKNKFVLVTSDHTRAVPSKITLPILLSEIRAGSPNADITILIATGLHRETTEAEQRKMFGAFIVDHEKIAVNKAFQTKDFVYVCKLPSGANFNVNHLAMECDLLVTEGFIEPHFFAGFSGGRKSILPGICSQQTVNENHSFQAIASPYAKTGVLNHNPIHEDMVCAARAVNVQFILNVAQDSEKNIIAAFAGDLEQAHEEGCRFIRELSQCPVVTGDIVITSNGGYPLDQNLYQSPKAVATAEACAGEDGVIIMCASCIDGMGGTYFEKLIVSGTVDEIEEYLSKIPPAKTIPEQWCAQIYSRILKKHKIILVTTYLSHDLVRKANIIPASSPDEALEMAYRIKGKDAHVVVIPDGVSVLAVNQDV